The following proteins are co-located in the Perca fluviatilis chromosome 22, GENO_Pfluv_1.0, whole genome shotgun sequence genome:
- the f3a gene encoding coagulation factor IIIa, producing the protein MVELKAAALLLITFCLSAHPASGSYPRAQNVTWKSTNFKTILTWEPKPSANYSYTVEFYTVSGDKQRNRHCIRSQSTACDLSSSLTDLNAYYTADILSEPPLGATSDLVEFPHTSSPRFSPYKDTDIGRPDFKLEVSEDKKKITLYVTDPLTALFKDGRQLNIRDAFSDQLQYKVTYVKNKSSGKKVNTSKTNVIELSGLDQGQSYCFNVQAYIPSRSVDKQLGEMSQTQCSNEDNPSIFEVYSVGVVAAAIFLVLLLIGLVIAVTVICCKRRKNALKSGKEGMPLRDV; encoded by the exons ATGGTGGaactaaaagcagcagctctATTACTTATTACCTTCTGTCTCTCCGCACACCCTGCCTCAG GCTCCTATCCGCGAGCACAGAATGTCACTTGGAAATCCACCAACTTTAAAACCATTTTGACCTGGGAGCCCAAACCATCAGCTAATTACTCCTACACAGTGGAGTTCTACAC GGTTAGCGGTGACAAACAGAGGAACCGCCACTGCATCCGCTCCCAATCCACAGCGTGCGATCTGTCCAGCTCTCTAACGGACCTGAATGCCTACTACACAGCTGACATCCTGTCTGAACCCCCGCTGGGGGCCACCTCGGACCTCGTGGAGTTCCCCCACACCAGCTCACCGCGATTCAGCCCCTACAAAGACA CTGATATAGGCAGACCTGACTTCAAGCTGGAGGTGagcgaagacaaaaagaagatCACCCTGTACGTCACTGACCCACTCACCGCCTTGTTCAAAGACGGCCGCCAGCTGAACATCAGGGACGCCTTCTCCGATCAGCTGCAGTATAAAGTCACCTACGTGAAAAATAAGAGCAGCGGCAAG AAAGTGAACACCTCTAAGACCAACGTGATAGAGCTGAGCGGTCTGGACCAAGGGCAGAGCTACTGCTTCAACGTCCAGGCTTACATTCCCAGCCGCAGCGTCGACAAGCAGCTGGGAGAGATGAGCCAGACGCAGTGCTCCAACGAAGACAACCCGTCCATCTTTGAAG TGTACTCGGTGGGCGTGGTCGCCGCGGCCATCTTCCTCGTCCTGCTGCTGATAGGCCTCGTCATCGCCGTCACCGTGATCTGCTGCAAGCGCAGGAAGAATGCTCTGAAGAGTGGGAAAGAAGGAATGCCACTACGCGAtgtatag